One Streptomyces sp. NBC_00223 genomic window carries:
- a CDS encoding glutamate synthase subunit beta, which yields MADPKGFLTTPRETAPTRPVEERKQDWNEVYVPGGLLPIISKQAGRCMDCGIPFCHNGCPLGNLIPEWNDYAYRGDWTAAIERLHATNNFPEFTGRLCPAPCESACVLGINQPPVTIKNVEVSIIDKAWDAGDVTPQPPERLSGKTVAVIGSGPAGLAAAQQLTRAGHTVAVYERADRIGGLLRYGIPEFKMEKRHINRRIEQMRAEGTKFRTGVQIGTDLDAAKLAKRYDAIVIAAGATVSRDLPVPGRDLKGIHLAMEYLPLANKVQEGDFVSPPITAEGKHVVVIGGGDTGADCVGTAHRQGALSVTQLEIMPRPSDERPAGQPWPTMPAVFKVSSAHEEGGERVYAVNTVKFTGDEEGRVRELHLVEVVFEGGRFIPQEGTERVLPADLVTLAMGFTGTDQGNGLVEQLGLELDGRGNIARDGSYATNVDGVFVAGDAGRGQSLIVWAIAEGRSAAKAVDTYLTGVASALHDPIRPTDRPLMV from the coding sequence ATGGCTGACCCCAAGGGCTTCCTCACCACCCCGCGTGAGACCGCGCCGACCCGTCCGGTCGAGGAGCGCAAGCAGGACTGGAACGAGGTCTACGTTCCCGGCGGGCTGCTGCCGATCATCAGCAAGCAGGCCGGCCGCTGCATGGACTGCGGCATCCCCTTCTGCCACAACGGCTGCCCGCTGGGCAATCTCATCCCCGAGTGGAACGACTACGCCTACCGCGGGGACTGGACCGCCGCGATCGAGCGGCTGCACGCGACCAACAACTTCCCGGAGTTCACCGGGCGGCTGTGCCCGGCGCCGTGCGAGTCCGCGTGTGTGCTCGGCATCAACCAGCCGCCGGTCACCATCAAGAACGTCGAGGTCAGCATCATCGACAAGGCGTGGGACGCCGGTGATGTCACCCCGCAGCCGCCCGAGCGGCTGTCCGGCAAGACCGTCGCCGTCATCGGCTCGGGCCCCGCGGGCCTGGCCGCCGCGCAGCAGCTGACCCGGGCCGGTCACACGGTCGCGGTGTACGAGCGCGCCGACCGGATCGGCGGGCTGCTGCGGTACGGCATCCCCGAGTTCAAGATGGAGAAGCGCCACATCAACCGCCGTATCGAGCAGATGCGGGCGGAGGGCACCAAGTTCCGTACCGGGGTGCAGATCGGTACGGACCTGGACGCGGCGAAGCTGGCCAAGCGGTACGACGCGATCGTCATCGCGGCCGGCGCGACCGTCTCGCGCGATCTGCCCGTGCCCGGGCGCGACCTCAAGGGCATCCACCTCGCCATGGAGTACCTGCCGCTGGCCAACAAGGTGCAGGAGGGCGACTTCGTGTCGCCGCCGATCACCGCGGAGGGCAAGCACGTCGTCGTCATCGGCGGCGGTGACACCGGCGCGGACTGCGTCGGCACCGCGCACCGGCAGGGCGCGCTGTCGGTGACCCAGCTGGAGATCATGCCGCGGCCCTCCGACGAGCGGCCCGCCGGCCAGCCCTGGCCGACGATGCCGGCCGTCTTCAAGGTGAGCTCCGCGCACGAGGAGGGCGGCGAGCGGGTCTACGCCGTCAACACGGTGAAGTTCACCGGTGACGAGGAGGGCCGGGTGCGGGAACTGCACCTGGTCGAGGTCGTCTTCGAAGGCGGCAGGTTCATCCCCCAGGAGGGCACCGAGCGGGTCCTCCCGGCGGATCTGGTCACCCTGGCGATGGGCTTCACCGGTACGGACCAGGGCAACGGGCTGGTCGAACAGCTCGGTCTCGAACTGGACGGGCGCGGCAACATCGCCCGCGACGGCTCCTACGCGACCAACGTCGACGGCGTCTTCGTCGCCGGTGACGCCGGGCGCGGTCAGTCGCTCATCGTCTGGGCCATCGCGGAGGGACGCTCGGCCGCGAAGGCGGTCGACACGTACCTCACCGGGGTGGCGTCGGCACTGCACGACCCGATTCGTCCGACGGACCGTCCGCTGATGGTCTGA
- a CDS encoding ABC transporter substrate-binding protein, whose amino-acid sequence MPRQHPHPPLASRPTPPVRTGSRPRTAALAGALAALVLPLAACGSSSNDSSKAADSDAKPSVSAAADAAKDIDLSSVTLQVGQTGWAQLQGALKLAGLDNTPYKVKWPVFPGGDKQLQALQGGALDAALTSDIPPVFAAAGPAPKWRVVAIERNSTTLQNVLAGKNSGLTSIAQLKGKKVGYVPATTAQFFLYKLLVQNGLQWSDIDAVQLTPQAGVAALSSGSVDALATYGTSVIALKQKGATVIGSGEDILSGNFPWEASTALLADPAKSAALVDLLGRVDKAFAYIRDGHEADFAKVTADATVQPVAQALSQLQANEKQTPSRIVPGAADAIAKEQDVADTFAQLGVLPKKVDVASYWTDALTASLTAAIPATAAK is encoded by the coding sequence ATGCCCAGACAGCACCCGCACCCCCCGCTCGCGTCCCGCCCGACCCCGCCCGTACGGACCGGCTCCCGGCCGCGGACCGCCGCGCTGGCCGGCGCCCTGGCCGCGCTCGTCCTCCCGCTCGCCGCCTGCGGCTCCTCGTCGAACGACTCGTCCAAGGCGGCGGACTCCGACGCCAAGCCGTCGGTGAGCGCCGCCGCAGACGCCGCCAAGGACATCGACCTGTCCTCGGTCACCCTCCAGGTGGGCCAGACCGGCTGGGCCCAGCTCCAGGGCGCGCTCAAGCTCGCCGGGCTGGACAACACGCCGTACAAGGTCAAGTGGCCGGTCTTCCCCGGCGGCGACAAGCAGCTCCAGGCCCTCCAGGGCGGCGCCCTCGACGCGGCGCTCACCAGCGACATCCCGCCGGTGTTCGCGGCGGCGGGCCCGGCCCCCAAGTGGCGGGTGGTGGCGATCGAGCGGAACAGCACCACGCTGCAGAACGTCCTGGCGGGCAAGAACTCGGGGCTGACCTCCATCGCCCAGCTCAAGGGCAAGAAGGTCGGCTACGTCCCGGCGACCACCGCGCAGTTCTTCCTCTACAAGCTGCTGGTGCAGAACGGCCTCCAGTGGAGCGACATCGACGCGGTGCAGCTCACCCCGCAGGCGGGTGTGGCCGCGCTGTCCAGCGGATCGGTCGACGCCCTTGCCACGTACGGCACTTCGGTCATCGCGCTGAAGCAGAAGGGCGCGACCGTGATCGGCTCCGGGGAGGACATCCTGTCCGGGAACTTCCCCTGGGAGGCGTCCACGGCTCTGCTGGCCGACCCCGCCAAGTCGGCGGCCCTGGTGGACCTGCTGGGCCGGGTCGACAAGGCGTTCGCGTACATCCGCGACGGCCACGAGGCCGACTTCGCGAAGGTCACCGCCGACGCGACCGTGCAGCCGGTGGCGCAGGCGCTCAGCCAGCTCCAGGCGAACGAGAAGCAGACGCCCAGCCGGATCGTGCCGGGCGCCGCCGACGCGATCGCCAAGGAGCAGGACGTGGCCGACACCTTCGCCCAGCTCGGGGTGCTGCCGAAGAAGGTCGACGTGGCGTCGTACTGGACCGACGCGCTGACCGCGTCCCTCACGGCCGCGATCCCCGCGACGGCCGCCAAGTGA
- a CDS encoding acyl-CoA dehydrogenase family protein, whose protein sequence is MTAPTVRLPVPALDRLDEVTAALATTAAEYDRSGAFPHAAIRVIHDAGLLTAGVDARYGGAGAGPTDLARILLALGRGDPSAGLITAMTLLPHAFQARRPWPEELYAKLLAESAEKPTLLNNARVEPELGSPARGGLPATLARRTADGWSVSGRKRFVTGAEGLSYFLVWAATDEPVPRVGTFVLPAESPGIEVVPTWRQLGLRASGSHDVVLTEVEIPAGHVLDITEHGPRAQQDNLAAGAVHLLLSALYIGVARAAQSSVHRFAHERVPANLGRPLATTDRFKQTAGEIETLLSTAEQLVFGATARLDRGEPVAGAEALAAKVVVVRQITAAVQTGLRLLGNPGLSQDNPLERHFRDIQSAGVHAPQEDTALLDIGAAVLAAAAPGA, encoded by the coding sequence GTGACCGCGCCCACCGTACGGTTGCCGGTGCCCGCACTCGACCGGCTGGACGAGGTCACGGCGGCGCTCGCCACGACGGCCGCCGAGTACGACCGCAGCGGGGCCTTCCCGCACGCGGCGATCCGGGTGATCCACGACGCCGGGCTGCTCACCGCGGGCGTCGACGCCCGCTACGGCGGCGCGGGCGCGGGCCCGACCGATCTCGCGCGCATCCTGCTCGCGCTCGGCAGGGGCGACCCGTCGGCCGGGCTGATCACGGCGATGACGCTGCTCCCGCACGCCTTCCAGGCGCGGCGGCCGTGGCCGGAGGAGCTGTACGCGAAGCTGCTCGCGGAGTCGGCGGAGAAGCCCACCCTGCTCAACAACGCCCGTGTGGAGCCGGAGTTGGGCTCCCCGGCGCGCGGCGGACTGCCGGCGACGCTGGCCCGGCGGACGGCGGACGGCTGGTCGGTCAGCGGCCGCAAGCGGTTCGTGACGGGCGCGGAGGGGCTGAGTTACTTCCTGGTGTGGGCGGCCACCGACGAACCCGTCCCGCGTGTCGGCACGTTCGTGCTGCCCGCCGAGTCGCCCGGGATCGAAGTCGTGCCCACCTGGCGGCAGTTGGGCCTTCGTGCCAGCGGCAGCCACGACGTGGTCCTCACCGAGGTCGAGATCCCGGCCGGCCATGTCCTGGACATCACCGAGCACGGCCCGCGCGCCCAGCAGGACAACCTCGCGGCCGGCGCCGTGCACCTGCTGCTGTCCGCGCTCTACATCGGGGTGGCCCGGGCCGCGCAGAGCAGTGTGCACCGGTTCGCCCACGAGCGGGTGCCCGCCAACCTCGGCCGTCCGCTGGCCACCACCGACCGTTTCAAGCAGACGGCGGGCGAGATCGAGACGCTGCTGTCGACCGCCGAGCAGCTGGTATTCGGCGCGACCGCCCGGCTCGACCGGGGCGAACCGGTCGCGGGCGCCGAGGCGTTGGCCGCGAAGGTCGTGGTGGTCCGCCAGATCACCGCGGCCGTCCAGACCGGTCTGCGGCTGCTGGGCAACCCCGGTCTGTCGCAGGACAACCCGCTGGAACGCCACTTCCGCGACATCCAGTCGGCCGGCGTCCACGCTCCCCAGGAGGACACCGCGCTGCTGGACATCGGCGCGGCGGTGCTGGCCGCCGCGGCGCCGGGCGCGTGA
- the pepN gene encoding aminopeptidase N gives MPALTRAEAETRARDLTVQHYTIDLDLTRGEEIFGSTSVIRFTALRPCDTFAEIRPAALRAVLLDGAPLDPALLDALPDDNRLPLTGLAEGPHELRVEADMRYSRTGEGMHRFTDPADGETYVYTQLFMNDVQRVAAAFDQPDLKAVFEVEVTAPEEWTVLGNSLASRTAPGRWRTAPTPLISTYLLAVAAGPWHSVRTEHAGLPFGLHCRRSLAPHLDRDTAELLELTRRCFDRYHELFDEPYPFDSYDQAFVPEFNAGAMENPGLVTFRDEYVFRSAVTPIEAQWRAVVIAHEMAHMWFGDLVTLRWWDDIWLNESFAEYMGYQVVSEVTAFTGSWNDFAVARKSWGYDADQRPSTHPVAPDPEAVPDTASALNNFDGISYAKGASALRQLVAWLGHKDFLAGINEHFARHRFGNATLADFIDSLAGATDRDVPGWADAWLRTSGVDTLTPAAPPAPEGWRLEVEHTGRRPHRIVVGLYDRAVADPARLVLRERLTLDVPAEGAAEPRALPGPRPDVVLLNDGDLSFTKIRFDPHSWDTLGETLGNLPDPLSRAVAWNAARDLVRDAVIAPGAHLDLLARHLPAETDPAVVDGVLTFARTHIADSYLAPGLRDSALAGLAATSRALLAAGHDETRLTATRILVDSAIGAEDAAELRRWYTGGAIPGAADLDPELRWRLLLRLAVLGAADASDIDAELARDPSATGREGAARCRAALPDKAAKAAAWESMFHDDTLSNYLFTATAQGFWRPEHQDLVEEFVPRFYPDAVALAARRGPAIAEAVGRYAFPGTVVEAANLELGRATLADADLTPALRRALTDRLDDLARALNVRTTHGG, from the coding sequence ATGCCTGCCCTCACCCGCGCCGAGGCCGAGACCCGCGCCCGCGATCTGACCGTCCAGCACTACACGATCGACCTCGACCTCACCAGGGGAGAGGAGATCTTCGGATCGACATCCGTGATCCGCTTCACCGCTCTGCGCCCCTGCGACACCTTCGCCGAGATCCGGCCCGCCGCCCTGCGCGCGGTCCTGCTCGACGGCGCCCCGCTGGACCCCGCCCTCCTCGACGCCCTCCCCGACGACAACCGCCTTCCGCTGACCGGCCTCGCCGAGGGCCCGCACGAACTGCGGGTCGAGGCCGACATGCGCTACTCCCGCACCGGCGAGGGCATGCACCGCTTCACCGACCCCGCCGACGGCGAGACCTACGTCTACACCCAGCTGTTCATGAACGACGTCCAGCGCGTCGCCGCCGCCTTCGACCAGCCCGACCTCAAGGCCGTCTTCGAGGTCGAGGTCACCGCGCCCGAGGAGTGGACCGTCCTCGGCAACTCCCTGGCCTCCCGTACCGCCCCCGGCCGCTGGCGCACCGCCCCCACCCCGCTGATCTCCACGTATCTGCTCGCCGTCGCGGCCGGCCCCTGGCACTCGGTCCGCACCGAGCACGCCGGGCTCCCCTTCGGCCTGCACTGCCGCCGCTCGCTCGCCCCCCACCTGGACCGCGACACCGCCGAACTCCTCGAACTGACCCGCCGCTGCTTCGACCGCTACCACGAACTCTTCGACGAGCCCTACCCGTTCGACTCCTACGACCAGGCGTTCGTCCCCGAGTTCAACGCGGGCGCGATGGAGAACCCCGGCCTGGTCACCTTCCGCGACGAGTACGTCTTCCGGTCCGCGGTCACCCCCATCGAGGCCCAGTGGCGGGCGGTGGTCATCGCCCACGAGATGGCCCACATGTGGTTCGGCGACCTGGTCACCCTGCGCTGGTGGGACGACATCTGGCTCAACGAGTCCTTCGCCGAGTACATGGGCTACCAGGTGGTCTCCGAGGTCACCGCCTTCACCGGCAGCTGGAACGACTTCGCCGTCGCCCGCAAGTCCTGGGGCTACGACGCCGACCAGCGCCCCTCCACCCACCCGGTCGCCCCCGACCCCGAGGCCGTCCCCGACACCGCCTCCGCCCTCAACAACTTCGACGGCATCTCCTACGCCAAGGGCGCCTCCGCGCTGCGCCAACTCGTCGCCTGGCTCGGCCACAAGGACTTCCTCGCCGGGATCAACGAGCACTTCGCCCGCCACAGGTTCGGCAACGCCACCCTCGCCGACTTCATCGACTCCCTGGCGGGCGCCACCGACCGCGACGTCCCCGGCTGGGCCGACGCCTGGCTGCGCACCAGCGGCGTCGACACCCTCACCCCCGCCGCGCCCCCCGCGCCCGAGGGCTGGCGGCTGGAGGTCGAGCACACCGGCCGGCGCCCGCACCGGATCGTGGTGGGCCTGTACGACCGGGCCGTCGCCGACCCCGCGCGGCTCGTCCTGCGCGAACGCCTCACCCTGGACGTCCCCGCCGAGGGGGCCGCCGAACCCCGCGCGCTGCCCGGCCCCCGGCCCGATGTCGTCCTGCTCAACGACGGCGACCTGTCCTTCACCAAGATCCGCTTCGACCCGCACTCCTGGGACACCCTCGGCGAGACCCTGGGCAACCTTCCGGACCCGCTGAGCCGGGCCGTCGCCTGGAACGCCGCCCGCGACCTGGTCCGCGACGCGGTGATCGCCCCCGGCGCCCATCTGGACCTGCTCGCCCGGCATCTGCCCGCCGAGACCGACCCGGCCGTGGTCGACGGCGTGCTCACCTTCGCCCGCACCCACATCGCCGACAGCTATCTCGCCCCCGGCCTGCGCGACAGCGCGCTCGCGGGCCTGGCCGCCACCAGCCGCGCGCTGCTCGCCGCCGGCCACGACGAGACCCGGCTCACCGCCACCCGGATCCTCGTCGACTCCGCGATCGGCGCCGAGGACGCCGCCGAACTGCGCCGCTGGTACACCGGGGGCGCGATCCCCGGCGCCGCCGACCTCGACCCCGAACTGCGCTGGCGGCTGCTGCTGCGGCTGGCCGTACTCGGCGCCGCCGACGCCTCCGACATCGACGCGGAACTCGCCCGCGACCCCAGCGCCACCGGCCGCGAGGGCGCCGCCCGCTGCCGCGCCGCGCTGCCCGACAAGGCCGCGAAGGCCGCCGCGTGGGAGTCGATGTTCCACGACGACACCCTGTCCAACTACCTGTTCACCGCCACCGCCCAGGGCTTCTGGCGGCCCGAACACCAGGACCTGGTCGAGGAGTTCGTCCCCCGCTTCTACCCCGACGCGGTCGCCCTGGCCGCCCGCAGGGGACCCGCCATCGCCGAGGCCGTCGGGCGGTACGCCTTCCCCGGCACGGTCGTTGAGGCGGCCAACCTGGAGCTGGGCCGTGCCACCCTGGCTGACGCCGACCTCACCCCCGCCCTGCGCCGGGCCCTCACCGACCGGCTGGACGACCTGGCCCGCGCGCTGAACGTCCGCACCACGCACGGCGGTTGA
- a CDS encoding LysR family transcriptional regulator has translation MAEVLDIVALRTFTSIADCGGFHRAAAAIGLSQSAVSQHVRRLEKAVGGPLVARDGRTMRFTPKGETLLAEARKILTAHDEALTRLGLGERDAGTIVVGSTEHAADRILPAITGVLRERYPSYGVRFRLDRSARLNDGLDRGSIDVAVFLGDARERDCALAGALPLSWFSAPSWRMPAEGTPIPVVAIDHPCTIRRRALETLSDHGLPAAVVVEAAYLAGVMNAIRGGLGIGLLADVGPPPEGLERRDDLPPVPPELLHLRTRSDAPPRLAEVTAAAVRGLLGERA, from the coding sequence ATGGCCGAGGTTCTGGACATCGTCGCCCTGCGCACCTTCACCTCGATAGCCGACTGCGGCGGCTTCCACCGCGCGGCCGCCGCGATCGGGCTGTCCCAGTCCGCGGTCAGCCAGCATGTGCGGCGGCTGGAGAAGGCGGTCGGTGGGCCGCTGGTGGCGCGCGACGGCCGGACCATGCGCTTCACCCCGAAGGGCGAGACGCTGCTCGCCGAGGCCCGCAAGATCCTCACCGCGCACGACGAGGCACTGACCCGGCTCGGCCTCGGCGAGCGCGACGCGGGGACGATCGTGGTCGGCTCGACCGAGCACGCCGCCGACCGCATCCTGCCCGCGATCACCGGCGTGCTGCGCGAGCGCTACCCGTCCTACGGGGTGCGCTTCCGCCTCGACCGCAGCGCCCGCCTCAACGACGGCCTCGACCGCGGCAGCATCGACGTGGCCGTCTTCCTCGGCGACGCCCGGGAACGCGACTGCGCACTGGCCGGAGCGCTGCCGCTGTCCTGGTTCTCCGCGCCCTCCTGGCGGATGCCCGCCGAGGGGACACCCATCCCGGTCGTCGCCATCGACCACCCCTGCACGATCCGCCGCCGGGCGCTGGAGACACTCTCCGACCACGGGCTGCCGGCGGCCGTCGTGGTGGAGGCCGCCTATCTCGCCGGGGTGATGAACGCGATCCGCGGCGGCCTCGGCATCGGTCTGCTCGCCGACGTCGGCCCGCCGCCCGAGGGCCTGGAACGCCGTGACGACCTGCCCCCGGTGCCGCCCGAACTGCTGCATCTGCGCACCCGGTCCGACGCGCCGCCGCGACTGGCCGAGGTCACGGCGGCGGCGGTACGCGGCCTGCTCGGCGAGCGGGCCTGA